From Medicago truncatula cultivar Jemalong A17 chromosome 7, MtrunA17r5.0-ANR, whole genome shotgun sequence, a single genomic window includes:
- the LOC25497414 gene encoding 60S ribosomal protein L2, mitochondrial, which yields MSGGVKRSLRQFTFGAGKTAGRNCYGRITSFHRGGGHKRLHRVIDLKRNTSSSVGIVERIEYDPNRSSRIALVRWLNGINPPPQRTTTTATAAAVSTASSSSRFLKHDPASNGEIRGVFGLNSLLPQIHAGSSSGKVFLSAFSGKGDESESVSSALGLPRIAVAASRPEFFGVKGDGEKLEIRNWKKNSDVWMNRNKRKTAISWQNIA from the coding sequence atgtcaggaGGAGTGAAGAGATCACTGAGACAATTCACATTCGGCGCCGGAAAAACCGCCGGCCGTAACTGTTACGGCCGCATCACCTCCTTCCACCGCGGCGGCGGCCATAAACGTTTACATCGAGTCATCGATCTCAAGCGCAACACTTCTTCTTCCGTCGGTATCGTCGAACGCATCGAATACGATCCTAACCGTTCATCTCGTATCGCTCTCGTTCGTTGGCTCAACGGTATCAATCCACCTCCACAACGCACCACAACCACCGCCACTGCCGCCGCAGTATCCACCGCATCATCATCCTCCAGATTCCTCAAACACGATCCTGCATCAAACGGCGAAATTcgtggtgtgtttggtttgaatTCGTTGCTTCCACAAATCCACGCTGGAAGTAGTTCAGGGAAGGTGTTTCTGTCGGCGTTTTCGGGGAAGGGAGATGAAAGTGAATCGGTTTCGTCGGCGTTAGGGTTACCGAGGATTGCGGTGGCAGCGTCGAGACCGGAGTTTTTTGGTGTGAAAGGGGATGGTGAGAAATTGGAGATTAGGAATTGGAAGAAGAATAGTGATGTTTGGATGAATAGGAATAAAAGGAAAACGGCGATTTCGTGGCAGAATATTGCTTGA
- the LOC25497415 gene encoding F-box/FBD/LRR-repeat protein At1g51370, translated as MEEDRISSLSDEIICHILSFLETEDAFTTSLLSKRWNPLWLLVPTLDLHEYRMFPHYSVSLFPKLVFAAIFKRSVNQPIKKLCLSVGSYDSHHLEKVSLLDYDIESWLTGAAERKLVHLEFDFIIDHYLPPCIFSFRNLVVLKLKDLTISTASHVDFPLLKTLHLYHVDFDHRWFVFKLFSGCPVLEDFEAEILYIYASINMSTSPDRVLECLPKLVRAKLSDISEDFPLEPFCSVESLYLKEVEYYDGLFPTFNNLTQLVLISLDSWQSLVDVLNHCPKLQRLELDQVNALEDVRAGECDLENWVDRDFVPQCLSLHLTTCNIFNYYGGQEGELLLARYILKNARVLQTMTIWNICFKIKGKLCSCPRASATCKLAIYDAPMYSRRPLI; from the exons ATGGAGGAAGATCGAATCAGCTCATTGTCAGATGAAATCATATGTCACATTCTCTCATTTCTCGAAACAGAAGATGCTTTTACCACAAGCCTCCTTTCAAAAAGATGGAATCCCCTCTGGCTCTTAGTTCCCACTCTTGATCTTCATGAATACCGCATGTTCCCACATTATTCTGTATCACTGTTTCCAAAGTTGGTATTTGCAGCCATTTTCAAACGAAGTGTGAACCAACCCATCAAAAAGTTGTGCCTAAGTGTAGGGAGTTACGATTCCCATCATCTTGAAAAAGTTTCTCTGTTGGACTATGATATTGAGTCATGGTTAACCGGTGCAGCAGAACGTAAATTGGTGCATCTTGAATTCGATTTTATCATTGACCATTATTTGCCGCCTTGCATTTTTAGTTTTAGAAACCTTGTGGTTCTCAAATTGAAAGACTTAACCATATCTACCGCTTCTCATGTTGACTTTCCCTTGCTCAAAACCCTACATTTATACCACGTTGATTTTGATCATCGTTGGTttgtttttaaactttttagtGGTTGTCCAGTACTTGAGGATTTTGAAGctgaaattttatatatttacgCTAGCATAAACATGTCAACTTCCCCTGATCGAGTGCTTGAATGTTTACCCAAGTTGGTTAGGGCAAAACTTTCAGACATATCTGAAGATTTTCCTTTGGAACCCTTTTGTAGTGTTGAATCGCTTTACTTGAAAGAG GTGGAGTACTATGATGGTTTGTTTCCTACTTTTAATAATTTGACCCAACTGGTGCTTATTTCTTTGGATAGTTGGCAATCCTTAGTCGACGTTCTCAACCATTGCCCTAAGCTTCAAAGGCTTGAACTTGATCAG GTCAACGCACTCGAGGACGTAAGGGCTGGAGAATGTGACTTAGAAAATTGGGTGGACCGAGATTTTGTTCCGCAGTGCCTTTCATTACACCTTACAACTTGCAATATTTTCAACTACTACGGTGGTCAAGAAGGTGAGCTTCTGCTAGCAAGGTATATCTTGAAGAATGCGAGAGTTTTACAAACCATGACAATATGGAATAtatgtttcaaaataaaaggaaaactaTGCTCATGCCCAAGAGCCTCTGCAACATGTAAACTTGCCATTTATGATGCTCCAATGTACTCCCGTCGTCCCTTAATATAA
- the LOC25497416 gene encoding putative DNA (cytosine-5)-methyltransferase CMT1: MPQKRVRKSSNQDDVVPHSSKRKKAKQSPVEEELVSLLPSRRKKSKQSSVNSDDACFVGEPIPADEAQKKWPHRYTKNDELSEGESLKAKFHYHEAKVDGILYKLEDNAYVKGEEGKEDYIARIVEMFETPDEEQYFTAQWFYRAEDTVIKDHGNLVDKKRIFISDVKDENPLDCLVRKVNIVQISPDAAKKKKIPPCEFYFDMKYTVPYLTFSNVGNESETSTLSSESGYNVHAADKNAVKEKSSQIKECNRPEWTLLDLYSGCGAMSTGLCFGASISGIKLVTRWAVDINDHACESLKLNHPETHVRNEPTEDFLSLLKEWAKLCEKFVLNGAESTDSDLNAGEEAGEEADGEATNNSPDSEVFEVERLLSICYGDPNEDEKPGLYFRVQWKGYDSSYDTWEPIEGLSECKDAMKDFVINGYKEKILPLPGQADFICGGPPCQGVSGFNRFRNKNAPLDDEKNKQLIVYMDIINFLKPKYVLMENVVDILKFAGGFLGRYAVGRLVAMNYQARMGMMAAGSYGLPQFRMRVFLWGALTTEKLPSYPLPTHEVESRSVIPIEFEAITVAYSTNEKCQLAKALYLGDTIDDLPPVENDNSDDEKSYGTTPRTDFQKYIRLKRSEMVNYLADSQSAPSGMLYDHRPLKLNTDDYERVCHIPKEKGANFRDLKGVLVKENKVEWDPSFKRVYLKSGKPLVPDYAMTFVRGTSSKPFGRLWWDEIVSTVVTRAEPHNQALLHPDQDRVLSIRENARLQGFPDCYKLCGPVKQRYMQVGNAVAVPVALALGYTLGLAILGHSDDGPLTTLPFKYPSCLARPLDVVNDDGSS; this comes from the exons ATGCCTCAAAAACGCGTTCGCAAATCTTCCAATCAAGACGACGTTGTTCCTCATTCTTCTAAACGGAAGAAAGCTAAACAATCTCCAGTTGAAGAAGAACTGGTTTCGCTTCTTCCTTCTAGAAGAAAGAAATCGAAGCAATCTTCGGTTAACTCCGATGATGCATGTTTCGTCGGAGAACCTATTCCGGCTGATGAAGCACAAAAGAAATGGCCTCACCGGTACACCAAGAACGA TGAATTGAGTGAGGGTGAAAGTTTGAAGGCGAAGTTTCACTATCATGAAGCGAAGGTTGATGGGATTTTATATAAGCTGGAGGATAATGCTTATGTCAAg GGGGAGGAAGGAAAGGAGGATTACATTGCTAGGATTGTGGAGATGTTTGAAACTCCTGATGAAGAACAATATTTTACTGCCCAATGGTTTTACAGAGCCGAAGACACA GTGATTAAGGACCATGGGAATCTGGTTGACAAAAAGAGGATTTTCATATCTGATGTAAAAGATGAAAATCCTTTAGATTGTTTAGTTAGGAAAGTTAACATTGTACAAATTTCTCCTGAT GCtgcaaaaaagaagaaaattcctCCTTGTGAATTCTATTTTGACATGAAGTACACTGTGCCATATTTAACGTTCTCAAATGTTGGCAATG AAAGTGAGACTTCAACACTTTCAAGTGAATCTGGGTACAATGTCCATGCAGCTGATAAAAATGCGgttaaagaaaaatcaagtcaaatTAAAGAATGTAATAGGCCTGAGTGGACTTTACTGGATTTGTATTCTGGGTGTGGAGCTATGTCCACTGGCCTTTGCTTTGGAGCATCTATTTCTGGCATTAAGCTTGTCACG AGATGGGCCGTGGATATAAATGACCATGCATGTGAGAGTCTCAAGCTGAATCATCCAGAAACTCAT GTGAGGAATGAACCCACAGAAGACTTTTTAAGTCTGCTGAAAGAGTGGGCTAAACTCTGTGAGAAATTTGTGCTAAATGGAGCAGAAAGCACAGATTCTGATTTGAATGCTGGTGAAGAAGCTGGTGAAGAAGCTGATGGTGAAGCTACAAATAATTCACCTGACTCTGAGGTATTTGAGGTTGAAAGACTACTCTCTATTTGCTATGGCGATCCCAACGAAGATGAAAAACCAGGACTATATTTCAGA GTGCAGTGGAAGGGTTACGATTCCAGTTATGATACATGGGAGCCCATTGAGGGCTTGAG CGAGTGTAAAGATGCTATGAAAGATTTTGTCATAAATGGATATAAGGAAAAGATATTGCCTCTTCCT GGCCAAGCCGATTTTATTTGTGGTGGGCCACCTTGTCAAGGTGTTAGTGGTTTCAATCGCTTCAGGAACAAAAACGCTCCATTggatgatgaaaaaaataagcaattaaTTGTTTACATGGACATTATCAATTTCTTGAAGCCTAAGTATGTTCTGATGGAGAATGTTGTTGACATCTTGAAATTTGCCGGAGGATTTCTGGGGCGTTATGCTGTAGGCCGTCTAGTGGCAATGAATTACCAAGCTCGTATGGGAATGATGGCTGCAGGGTCATATGGCCTCCCTCAATTTCGGATGCGTGTTTTTCTTTGGGGAGCTCTAACTACTGAA AAATTACCCTCGTATCCGTTACCAACTCATGAGGTTGAATCCAGATCCGTCATCCCTATTGAGTTTGAA GCAATAACAGTTGCATATTCCACTAATGAAAAGTGTCAGCTGGCCAAGGCATTATACCTTGGGGACACAATTGATGATCTCCCACCG GTTGAAAATGATAATAGCGATGATGAAAAGAGCTACGGGACTACTCCTCGTActgattttcaaaaatatatcagATTAAAGAGAAGTG AGATGGTGAATTATTTGGCTGACTCTCAAAGTGCACCAAGTGGTATGCTGTATGATCATAGGCCTTTGAAATTAAATACCGATGACTATGAGAGAGTTTGCCACATTCCAAAGGAGAAG GGGGCAAACTTCAGGGACCTCAAGGGTGTTCTTGTTAAAGAAAATAAGGTGGAATGGGACCCGTCTTTTAAAAGAGTGTATCTAAAATCTGGGAAGCCCTTG GTTCCAGATTATGCTATGACATTTGTTCGCGGGACCTCCTCTAA GCCATTTGGTCGACTTTGGTGGGACGAAATTGTGTCCACGGTTGTAACAAGGGCCGAGCCTCATAATCAG GCTCTTCTCCATCCAGACCAAGACAGAGTTCTTAGCATTCGAGAGAATGCAAGGCTACAAGGATTTCCAGACTGCTATAAGCTTTGTGGCCCTGTCAAACAGAG GTACATGCAAGTTGGAAACGCAGTTGCTGTTCCTGTTGCCCTTGCCCTTGGATACACATTAGGTTTGGCAATTCTAGGACACTCCGATGACGGTCCTTTGACAACTCTCCCCTTTAAGTACCCTAGTTGTCTAGCCCGTCCTTTAGATGTAGTTAATGATGATGGTTCAAGTTGA
- the LOC112416064 gene encoding ribulose bisphosphate carboxylase small chain 3A, chloroplastic, giving the protein MASSMMSSSAVTTVNRVSSVQSGAVAPFVGLKSMAGFPVTKVNKDITSITSNGGRVNCMQVWPPIGKKKFETLSYLPPLTREQLAKEVEYLIRKGWVACLEFETEKGFVYRENHSSPGYYDGRYWTMWKLPLFGATDASQVLKELDEVVVAYPNAFVRIIGFDNVRQVQCISFIAHTPAVY; this is encoded by the exons ATGGCTTCCTCTATGATGTCCTCTTCAGCTGTGACTACAGTTAACCGCGTCTCTTCGGTACAATCCGGCGCGGTAGCTCCATTCGTTGGACTTAAGTCCATGGCTGGCTTCCCAGTTACAAAGGTCAACAAAGACATTACCTCCATTACAAGCAATGGCGGAAGAGTAAACTGCATGCAG gtGTGGCCTCCTATTGGCAAGAAGAAGTTTGAGACTCTTTCATATCTTCCACCATTGACCAGAGAACAATTGGCGAAAGAAGTTGAATACCTTATAAGGAAGGGATGGGTTGCTTGCTTGGAATTCGAGACCGAG AAAGGATTTGTGTACCGTGAGAACCACAGTTCACCAGGATATTATGACGGACGTTACTGGACAATGTGGAAGTTGCCTTTGTTTGGAGCAACTGATGCTTCTCAAGTGTTGAAGGAGCttgatgaagttgttgttgcTTACCCTAATGCCTTTGTCCGTATCATCGGATTCGACAACGTTCGTCAAGTTCAATGCATCAGTTTCATTGCACACACACCTGCGGTCTACTAA